A window of the Deinococcus sp. KSM4-11 genome harbors these coding sequences:
- a CDS encoding DUF2171 domain-containing protein: protein MTSQITAGMPILCADGVPYGTVEAIEREYLRTMPTPDGRKHFIPLDQVASVDEAVHLHVTYDALLALL from the coding sequence ATGACCTCGCAGATCACCGCAGGCATGCCTATCCTCTGCGCTGACGGCGTGCCGTACGGCACGGTCGAGGCCATCGAGCGTGAATACCTGCGCACCATGCCCACTCCTGACGGGCGCAAGCACTTCATTCCCCTCGATCAGGTGGCCAGCGTGGATGAGGCCGTGCACCTGCACGTGACCTACGACGCGTTGCTGGCGCTCCTGTGA
- a CDS encoding FRG domain-containing protein gives MGIEVITPGSWPDLEEALHQRSWNPELKRFRSPFVFRGQAYDAPLTTSLQRLSGSPRSIERHLVRAFRKYAPASTEPAGSQWAWLTLGQHHGLPTRLLDWSYSPLVALHFATASEEHAGTDGVVWMIDVGATTASLPEQLRSVLAQEGGAVFTTEMLEMFSANPGRGLPFDAEMSWLDRVEQEHGAPYLLFLEPPSLDQRIVQQSALFSMLSNPEVTLEDWLQPRAAMARRVVVPRGLKAEVRDRLDGWNMSERTLFPDLGGLSQWLRRYYRDLPPLKDAAPQGRPLEDERNQHR, from the coding sequence ATGGGCATTGAGGTCATCACCCCAGGATCCTGGCCCGACCTCGAGGAGGCGCTGCACCAACGGTCGTGGAATCCTGAGCTGAAGCGGTTCCGATCCCCCTTCGTCTTTCGCGGCCAGGCCTACGATGCCCCGCTCACCACGTCCTTGCAGCGGCTCTCCGGCTCCCCGCGGAGCATCGAGCGACACCTCGTGCGAGCGTTTCGCAAGTACGCCCCCGCGTCCACCGAGCCAGCCGGATCGCAATGGGCGTGGCTGACGCTGGGACAGCACCATGGCCTGCCCACCCGCCTGCTCGACTGGTCGTACTCCCCACTGGTGGCCCTGCACTTCGCCACCGCGAGTGAGGAACATGCGGGCACGGACGGGGTGGTATGGATGATCGATGTAGGGGCCACCACCGCCAGTCTCCCTGAGCAGCTGCGTTCCGTGTTGGCCCAGGAAGGCGGTGCCGTCTTCACGACCGAGATGCTGGAGATGTTCAGCGCGAACCCCGGTCGGGGCCTGCCCTTTGATGCCGAGATGAGCTGGCTCGACCGGGTCGAACAGGAGCACGGTGCACCCTACCTGCTGTTCCTGGAGCCGCCCTCGCTGGATCAGCGCATCGTTCAGCAGTCGGCCCTGTTCTCGATGCTGTCCAACCCGGAGGTGACGCTGGAGGACTGGCTGCAACCTCGCGCGGCCATGGCCCGGCGGGTGGTGGTGCCGCGCGGGCTGAAAGCGGAGGTGCGCGACCGGCTGGACGGGTGGAACATGAGCGAACGAACCCTGTTTCCTGACCTTGGGGGGTTGAGTCAATGGCTGCGGCGCTATTACCGTGACCTGCCGCCCCTCAAGGACGCGGCTCCACAGGGTCGCCCCCTGGAGGACGAACGCAATCAACACCGTTGA